The genome window TCACCAACCCCCGACGACACCGACCGAAAGACACCACGATGCGACTCTTCAACGCCCTCCTGAACGACGAAGCCGGCTTCATCGTCTCCGCCGAACTGGTCCTCATCGCCTCGATCGCCGTCCTCGGCCTCGTCGTCGGCCTCAGCGAAGTCGCCCTCAACGTCAACAACGAGCTCGAAGACGTCGGCTCGGCCTTCGCCAGCATCAACCAGGGCTACTCGGTCAACGGCACCGGCGGTCACAAGGGACGCACCAAGAACAGCAACTTCTGCGATACGGCCGACTTCTGCAGCAGCCAGTACGACATCCAGTAATTCCGTCAGCCCTCCGCGTCCCGTTCCCCTTCCACGCACAGCGGCCCGATTCACTTACGGCAGCATCGAGTGGGGTTGGTGTTCGCCGAAACCTCCGCCGGGAAACTGGCGGAGGTTTTTTTGTTGTTGAGCTGGAGGCTGAGCGTGGCGTGACGGTGTTGTGAACGAGGGAAGAAGAGAAAGGGCCACAGATGAACACAGATAGACACAGATAATGGCCAAGAACCGGGGTCCAGGGGGTACCCCTGGTGGGGGATGCAAGGGGGCAACGCCCTCTTGCCCGCCTGAGGCTTGGCCGTCGAGAGATGTCTGGAGGAGTGAGTGTCCAAACGCGGACACGGTGCCGTATGCCCTCTCACCAGCCCGCGGGGATTGCAAAGCCAGCTGTGCGATGTGAAGGAGTGCTCATAGCTGGTCCCACAAAGCGGACATCCGTTGTGTACCACCGTTCCTCACAGGACGTGCCTCCGGCGACAAGGGGGCCTGTGTTGTTTTTTGGCCCCTTGACCCCAGGCTGCCGTGGCACATTGGGATTGAGCTATGAGAGCCGCGCCGGCAAGGACGCAGTGCGAGCCCATCCGCCTCCTTGAGCCTTAGTCATCTCCACAAATCCGGAGGCAGGACCGGCCGCAGCGGCTCACTCTTCCTCTTCGTCACCGGTGCTCACGACCGCCACGAGGTCGTAGTCCTGCCGCTCCATGATCTCGACCGGAACCATGTCGCCGATCGAGAGAGCTTCGCCCTGCACATAGACCGTTCCGTCGATCTCCGGCGCGTCGGCATAGATCCGGCCCGCGAAGACCCCCGGCTCGACCTCTTCGTCGATCAGACAGTCGAGCTCATAGCCCACGAGCTGCTCGCCCCACTGGAAGGCGATGTTCTGCTGCATCTCCATCAGCGCGTCGCGGCGGCCGTTCTTGACGTCGTCCGGCAGGTGCCCGTCAAGCTTCATCGCCGGCGTGCCGGGCTCCGGCGAGAAGGGGAAGACCCCCATCCGCTGGAACTTCGTGTCGGCCACAAAGGACTTGAGCTCTTCGAACTGCTCATCGGTCTCCCCCGGGAAGCCGACCACGAACGTCGTCCGCATGACGAGGTTGGGGATGTTGGCCCGCAGCTTCTCGACGAGCTCCACCGTCTTCTCCCGGTTGACCCGCCGCTGCATCCGCTTGAGGACGGCGCTGCTGATGTGCTGCAGAGGCATGTCGAGGTAGGGGAGGATCTTGCTGGACGAGGCGATCGTCTCGATCAGCCGGTCAGTGAAGTTGACCGGATACAGGTACATCAGCCGGATCCAGTCGAGGCCGTCGACCTTCTCGAGCTCCTTGAGGAGGTCGACCAGCCGGACCTCCCCGTAGTAGTCCATGCCGTAGTAGGTCGTGTCCTGGGCGACCAGAATCAGCTCGCGGGCCCCGTCCTGGGCCAGCTCGCGGGCCTCGGCGACGACCATCTCGATCGGCTTCGTGACGTGCTTGCCGCGCATCTGCGGGATCGAGCAGAAGGTACAGGTTCGGTCGCACCCCTCGCTGATCTTGAGGTAGGCGTAGTGCGAGGGGGTCATCCGCAGCCGGGCCCGGTCGTCCATCGCCTTGATCGGGGCCGGCCGGAAGAGCTTACGCTGCTCATCGGCGATGGCACCAACGCGGGGAGCCACCGGAGCCGCGGTCGGCATACCGAGGCTGAGCTGAACGAGCGGCGCGGACATCTGCCGCTGCTGGCTGACCCTTGCGGCGACGTCGGCGATCTCATCCCGTCCGAAGACGCCGACGACGTGGTCGATGTCCGGCATCTCCTGGAGCAGGGCGTCCCCGCCGAGCCGCTCCGGCAGGCACCCGGCGACGATGACGCCGCCGGTCTTCCCCTGGGCCTTGAGGTCCAGCATCTCGCGGATGACCTGCTTCGACTCCGCCCGGGACTGCTCGATAAACCCGCAGGTGTTCACGATGACGAAATCCGCCTCGTCCGGATTGGAGACGAGGGTGTACCCGTCGAGGGCCAGGTTCCCGAGCATCTTCTCGCTGTCGACGAGATTCTTCGGGCAGCCGAGGCTGACGAAACAATACCGCCCCTTTTGCTGGGGACGTTCGTTCGTCGCCGAAAGGGGAGATGGAGGCGTACTAGCTAGGATCGGCAATTCGTTCATTCAAACTGTCTCAGGGAGGTCCATAGGACCGAACGTCGAGCGAAGTGTCGAAGTCGAGGTTAGAAGTAGTCTTCCATCCAGCTCAAATCTCGCTGAAGAAATCGACCAATGACATCTGTCGAGAAGAGCAATCGAAATCCACCGTAGGAAGACCCATCCCAGTACTGTTGATCTCCGAAGAACCAATTCCACGGCTTCGCAATCGTCCAAGTATCCCCGAACGGCGGCTTCGCATCATCACAGAAGCGATTTGGGTTCTCCCGAAAGTGACAGATCAATTGCGTTTCCGAATCCGCATGTAGGATCGCCGTGATTCCGGATTCGTCGAGTTCAACATCGGAGACTCGGGCGAGGCACCCGATTCCGTCCTCGATGTAGAGCCCTCGACGATTCTTGAACCAGGCGAGGCCTTCAGGAGGAGGAACCAGCTTGGGCATGTCCGACAGTGATTGAAGAATGGGGACGATCACTTCAGGTTCTTGGTTACAAACGGATACACCTTGACAAAACAATAGCGCCCTTTTTGGTGGGGGCGTTCGCTCGTCTCCGAAACGGGCAACGGAGGCGTACTATCAAGGATCGGCAAGTCGTTCATCAAACTGTCTCGGGGAGGTCCATCGAATCGGGCATCACGCAGCGACTGCGATCGATCGTCGGAAGTCATTTTCAAGCGTATCGCACTACGGTCGTCCCAAGAATTTTCGCCAACTGGGATTGGAAATTGGGTGGTTCTTCGCTGGCTGTCAAAATCACCTGAAAGTTCACCCTCGGAGGACAACCGGCGATCCATGTCTCGATCGTTCGACTGTCTTCCGTTTTGGTGACGTTGATCCCCATTTCAGGATTCTTGGAATACCCGTACTCCCAGTGGTTCTCCGAATCGAAGGTGAATGCGGGGAGGCTGAATGCCGACTGGAGTTCACGACAAACCTCCATCAGGTCGGCACTCGACAGCGCTGCGTAGTAAGAATTCAAAGACAGCGACGTCCCTGACCAAGTTTTGAAGTGACAAACGAATATGCCTTCACGAAGGCGTAGGTCCCCTTGGCCGCCGAAGGGGAGGGAGGGGGAGAGGCCGAGTCGAGGACTTCGAGAGACGGATTGGACACAGACGGTGATACCGGGCGTGGGATTCGGGCTTTCGGCGGGACGACGATCTGCCGTGCAGGACGGGCAGGACCGGTGAATGCCGAACGGGCCATCTTACCCGCCGGGACTCCCGCCGGGAATGCCGCGGCCGGGCGCACTGGGCCGGGGGTGCATTCGCCGATTGCTGGTCGCCAAGTACTGGTCAACCGGGTCCAGGGGCACCCTGGTGGGGAGTGCAGAGGGGCCTGTGCTGTTTTTCTGGCCCCTTGACCCCAGTCTGCCGTGGCATGTTGGGTTTGAGCTATCAGAGTCGTGCCGGCGAGGACGCGGTTCGAGGCAGCGGGACAAGGCATCCCGTCCCCCGTTAACCGCCCACCACCCAGCGAATGCACCCCATGCCGGGAGAGGGCATCCCGGGAGGGCGAGGCTCCAGCCGAGCCGCGGCGGTAGTGGAAGCGGCCGATTGCCTCCTCGGCGCGGTCGGGAGAGAGCCTTTCGCGGGCAAGCCCGTTGAGCCTGGAGGGGACGGATTGAAGGCGGTCTGGAACCCGCGCGGCTCAGCAGGAGCTTCGTCCTCCCGGGCGCTGTGGCCACACCGCTGACGTCAGGCGTCGGGACGTTCCATCGCCGAGGGACGCGGGAAGAAGGCGTCCTGAAAGACACAGACCAGCCGGGCTTCGACCATCCCGATCGCCCAGATCACAATCATCCCCACCAGCGGCCCCCAGACCGGCATCAGGACCTGTCCCCAGGTCAGAGCGGCGGGCCGGTTGAACTTGACGACCGACAACAGGAGGGCGGCTGCGACTGCCAGCGCCGGGGCGCCGTGCTTTCGCACCCAGAGGCCGACGGAGCGGGGGGAAGAGGAATCCATTGATGAAACGGGACCTGATACCGGTCTGTCGCCACCGGGCCGATTGTAGGCGGCCAGCCCCGGGTTTCGGCAACCGAGGCGGCGCCCACGCTGTCGCCGCCCCTGGCGCCCTTGAGCGACCGTTCATCGGCGGCCACCAAAACGAAAACGGCCCCGTGTTTCCACGGGGCCGTGTCTGACGCCAGCTCAGGCGGATCGCTCCGCCCGAGTCTCATCAAGGACTACTTGCAGGTGCTGCAGGCGGGAGCCGGAGCACAGCTGCAAGCCGGCACCGGAACCTGGCAGGTGATCTTCTTTTCGACCATCCGGCAGACCTGAACGTCGATTTCCTTCTGGACCTCGACCGGCACGCAGACGTTGTACTTCTCGGTCTTCTCTTCCGCGACGGTGTCGCAGACGGTGACCATGTACTTCTCTTCGCGGGTCTTCGGGACGCAGACGGTGAAGTTGCAGGTGCGGGTCTTCTCGACCGGAACCTGCTTGCAGACGGTGAACGTCCGGGTCTTCTTCTCCGGAACGCAGTTGGTCACCGTGTAGGTGTATTCCTGCTGTTCAGGCACCTGCTTGCAGACCTGGATCGTGCGGCTCCGCTGTTCGGGGGTGCACTTGGTCACACAGTAGGTGTATTCCTGCTGCTCAGGAACCATCTTGCAGACCTTGGTCGTGCAGCTCCGCTGTTCCGGAACGCACTTGGTCACGCAGTAGGTGTATTCCTGCTGCTCAGGAACCATCTTGCAGACCTGGATCGTGCGGCTCCGCTGTTCGGCGGTGCACTTGGTCACGCAGTAGGTGTATTCCTGCTGCTCGGGAACCTGCTTGCAGACCTGGATCGTGCGGCTCCGCTGTTCCGGAACGCACTTGGTCACGCAGTAGGTGAATTCCTGCTGCTCAGGAACCTGCTTGCAGACCTGGATCGTGCGGCTCCGCTGTTCGGCGGTGCAGACAGTGACGTCGTACTCGAACTGCTGGGTCGTGCAGACCGGCTTGCAAACCGTGTAAGGCACGTCTTCGCAGACGATGTTCGGACACCACTGACGGACGCACTTGGTGCAGCACGGGTTGCACGGATCGGCGACCTGAACGGTCGTCCAATGGCCGGCATCGCGCGACACCTTGCGGGTCAGCGTTTCCTGGGTCGTCGACCAGACCTGACGGCTGCCGGTCCGCTTTTCCGTGTGCGGAACCATGACCGTGTAAGGCTGTTCGACGTTCTCCGTGACGGTCTTGTAGACCGTCCGGGTCCCCTTCTTCTCTTCCGTCACCGGAACGAGAACGGTGTAGGGCTGTTCGACGTTCTCCGTGACGGTCTTATAAACCGTCCGGGTCCCCTTCCTCTCTTCGGTGTGGGGAACCATGACGGTGTAGGGCTGCTCGACCGACTCCATCACCGGCTTGTGAACGGTGCGGACACCCTTCATCTGCTCCTGCACCGGAACCATGACGGTGTAGGTGCGGGTCACGTCTTCCCAGACCGGACGGCCGACCGTGCGGGTCGCCTTGATCTCTTCCGTGTGGGGGACCATGACTGTGTAGGGCTGTTCGACGTTCTCCGTGACGGTCTTGTAGACGGTCCGGACGCCCTTCTTCTCTTCCGACACAGGAACCATGACGGTGTATTCTTCCGTCTTCTCTTCCTGGGCGGTTTCGTAGACGGTGTACTTTTCTTCGCGAGTCTGCGGCTGCTGCTCGGTGAAGTGCACCACGCGGGTGCGCTCTTCCTCGCGCGGAACCTGCTTGTGAACGGTGAACTTCCGCTCACGCTCTTCCTGCTTGTACTCGGTCACGGTGACGGTCCGCTTTTCCGTCACGGTTTCCGGCACCATGACGGTCTTCTCGACCGTCTGATACTGGGGGGCACACGGAGCGGCTTCCGCAGCTCCGCAGGCGGCGACCCCACCGCCACAGGGGTTGCACGCCGAAGCACACGGCGCCGGACAGCAGCGGGCGCGACGCAGGCGGCAATGGCCGGCGTCAGCGAACGCTGCGGTCAGGGCGAGTGCCACTGCGGGCAACGCCAGAACAAAACGTCTCATCAGCAGTCCTCCTCTCAAGGGTTGCCATATTGCGGCAATGCGCCGCAGTTGACGATAATCTCAGAGCAGACCCAGCCCAGGGTTAAAATGGAAAAAATGGAAATTCTGGGCAGGATGCCACGTCTTCATAAGATACGAGGCGTTTGAGGCTTTGCAAGGACTTGCACGGGTTCTTGAGTCGATCTCCCCCTCAGCCCATCAAAACAAGGACGGTACACCCATGCAAACGAAAAACCTACGTTTTATCGCTGCAATCTGCCTCATCGGAACGGCGTCTCCAGCCCTCCCAACCCTCATCGCCGACGACCTCTCGGCCTCGCAAACGGTCATTGTCATCTCCCCCAAGACGAAGGTCTTCGCGTCGGACAAGCCGATCGGAGATGCCCCTCCGGGGAGCATCCTGCACTACACGAAGACCAACGAAAAATGGCTCATGGTCCCCCGCTTCCAGGGGTGGGTGAACATCGAGGACGTCCTGCCGGTCGAGTCGGCCGTCAAGCACTTCGACAAGGTCATTGCCGAGAAGCCGACCGCCGAGGCGTACCACCACCGCGGCCTCGTCCAGATGCAGTTCGAGGAGTACCAGCAGGCCCTGGCGGACTTCGACCAGTCGATCAAGCTCGGAAACAGCACGCCGCAGATCTACATCAACCGCGGGAACGCGCTGCAGGAGATGGGCGAAGTCCAGCGGGCGGTCGCCGACTTCACGCAGGCGATCAAGCTCAATCCGACGCTGGGACGCGCGTACGACAACCGGAGCGCCGCGCTGGCGGAGCTCGGCTTCTATAAGGAGTCGCTCGCCGACTCGAACGAGGCGATCAAGCTCGATCCGAGCTACCCCGAGGCGTACAACAACCGCGGCGTGACCTACACCCATCAGAAGGACTACGCCAAGGCGGTCGCCGACTTCAACAAGGCGATCGAGCTCTTCCCGAAGTACGCCGACGCCTACGCCAATCGCGGCATCGCCCGCAAGGAAAGCGGCGACGCCGTGGCGGCCGTGGCGGACTACGAAGCGGCCCTCACGTTCCTGCCGGACTCTCCGTCGCTGAACAACGAGCTGGCCTGGATCCTGGCGACAACTCCTGACACCAAAGTCCGCAACCCCAAGCGGGCCGTGGAACTGGCCGAAGCCTCCGTCGTGGCGACCGAGCGCAAGGACGGAAAGTTCCTGGACTGTCTGGCGGCCGCATACGCCGCTTCGGAGCGGTTCGACCAAGCGGTCAAGACGGCGATCGAAGCGGTGAAGGTCCTTGGGACGACGGAAGAGGGCAAAGAAGCGTCTGACCGACTTGAGCTCTACCGCGGGAAGAAGCCGTTCGTGGAAACGATGAACTGACGTCGTCGCGCTGCGGCGGACAGGGCGTTCTTCCGGTCGGAGAGGGATCATGCCGGCGATCGTATTTCTGCTGGTATTGCTGACGCCGGTCCCCCGAACGCCACCGTGGACGCTGGTCGATTCGGAATGGCGGGTCGTCTCCGTCGAACGCGACGGAACGCCCGCCACCGACTTCCAGATCACGGAGCGAGCAAACGGCGGTCCCCCGATCCTGCAGGAACTCCGCACGCTCTCCTTCAAGCGGCGAGAGGCGATCTTCTTCGTCGGTCAGCCGGACGGGCGAAGGGGGCACGATCTCCATATGGGGACCAGCCCCTTTCCTCGCGGTCGGGAAGGGGACTACACCTTCCGCCTGCTGGGCCGGCCGCATCGCGGCCAATTCCGGATCGAAGGGGAGGAGCTGACCCTGACCCTCCACGACGAATCGGAGCCCGACGAAACCGCCACTCCGGCCGAGGCGGCGTTCGACAAGCCGCTCGTGATCCGGGCGCGGGCCGTCCCGGTCGATCCCCCCGCTTTCCCGTTCCCGGCCGCCGACTGATCGGGGAATCCCGTTCCGTCAGGGCTGTGGCGGCTTTCCGGCCACGGCTGCTCTCGAGGCCGGTCCCCGCCGGGCCACGCTGGCCGAACCCGTCGCCAGCGGATCGGCTCCAGTCTCGAATCACTCCGCGAGTTCGTCGGGACAGTAACTTGCGTCCCGGCAGCCCGCTTCTCACTATCTCCCTTCCTTCGAACTCTCGAACTGCCCAGCGTTTCCATGAAGACCGACGATCTCCGCGAAGCCTACCTCTCCTTCTTCGAGTCGAAAGGCTGCGTCCGCCGTCCCAGCGACGTCCTGGTCCCGCACGGGGACCCGACCGTCCTGTTCACCCCCGCGGGGATGAACCAGTTCAAGAACCAGTTCCTCGGCGTCGGTCCGATCGAGTTCACCAAGGCAACGACCTGCCAGAAGTGCATCCGGACCGGCGACATCGGGAACGTGGGGGTGACCGCCTATCACCACACGTTCTTCGAGATGCTGGGCAACTTCTCGTTCGGAGACTACTTCAAGCGGGAAGCGATCCACTGGGCGTGGGAGTTCCTGACCGGCAAGAAGTGGCTGGGGCTCGATCCCACGCGGCTGACGGTTACCGTCTATCTCGACGACGATGAAGCGTCGAACATCTGGAACAAGGAGATCGGCGTCCCGGTCGAGCGGATCTCCCGCTGCGACGAATACGAGAACTTCTGGCCCGCCGGCGCACCGACGGACGGTCCGGACGGCGTCTGCGGCCCCTGCAGCGAGATCTACTATCACACCCCCGGCGCTCCGAAGCCGGTCGAGATCTGGAACCTCGTCTTCACGCAGTTCAACCGCGTTGGCGCTCCGCCGAACAACCTCAAGCCGCTCCCCAAGAACAACATCGACACCGGGATGGGCCTGGAGCGGACGGCGTCCGTCCTCCAGGGAGTGATCACGAACTTCGAGATCGACACCCTCAAGCCGATCGTCCTCGCCGCGGCCGAGACCGTCGGCCAGAAGTACGAGCTGGAAGGACCGAGCGGCCGACCGCTGCGGCGGATCGCGGACCACGTCCGCGCCTGCACGATGTGCATCCACGAAGGGGTTCAGCCGGGGCCGTCGAAGCAGGGCTACATTGTCCGTCAGCTCCTCCGCCGCGCGCTGCTGGAAGGCTACCTCCTGGGGAAGAAGGACCCGTTCCTGTCCCAGGTCGTGCCAATGGTCGTCGAGATGATGAAGCGTCCCTACCCGGACCTCGTCGCCTCGCAGGAAATCGTCCAGAACGTCATCCGCGAAGAAGAAAAGCAGTTCCTCGGCGTCATCGACCGGGCCCTCCCCAAGTACGAGCGGCTCGCTCAGAAGGCGGGGAAGGGGGGAACGATCAGCGGCAAGGAAGCCCACGACCTGCACTCACAGGAGGGGTTTCTCATCGAGCTCATCGAGGCGATGGCCGCCCGCGACGAGGTCAAGGTTGACCGCAAGGGGTTTGAAGCCTGCGTCCGCGACCATGAGATCCGCAGCGGCTCGGGCGCCTTCGCCGATTCGGTCATGGCCGAGGGGCCGATCGACGCCATCCGCAAGGCGATCGGCAAGAGTGAGTTCCTCGGTTACAGCGACGAGACCGGCACCGGCAAGGTGGCGGGGATCATCGCCGAGGGGAAACTCGTCAACGACTTCGCCGAGATCGACAGCGCCGCTCCGATCGGGGTCGTGCTCGATCGCACACCGTTCTACGGCGAGATCGGCGGCCAGGTCGGTGACACCGGGAAGCTGGAAGCAAAGAGCTTCGTTCTCGACGTGACCGACACGCAGCGGGACGGGGATCTGGTGGTCCACATCGGCCGGCTCAAGAGCGGCAAGATCACCGTCGGCGACGAAGCGAGCGCCGTGATCGATGCCGAACGCCGCGCCGGGATCCGCCGGGCCCACTCGGCCACGCACATCCTCCACCACGCCCTCCAGACCGTCCTGGGCCCGAACGCCATGCAGCGAGGGTCCAAGGTCGAGGACGACGTGCTGCGGTTCGACTTCGCCCACAAGCAGGCGATGACCCCGGCGGAAGTGATCGCCGTTGAACGCGAGATCAACGCCCGCATTGCCGACGGCGCGACGGTGAAGACCGACGTCGTTGACATCAAGACGGCCCGTGAGCGGGGAGCGAAGGCGCTCTTCGGCGAGAAGTATCCGGACCTGGTCCGGATGGTCTCGATGGGGGACTTCAGCCTGGAACTGTGCGGCGGAACGCACCTGTCCAACACCGGACAGGTCGGCCTGACCCGCGTCATCTCCGAGGAGCCGGTCGCGGCGGGTGTCCGCCGGATCGTGGCCTACACGGGGGAGAAGGCGATCGAGAGCGTCCGCGATCAGGACAACCTCATCAAGCAGCTCCAGCAGCAGTTGCGGGCCGGCCTGCCGTCCGAGCTTCCGGCCAAGGTGACCCAGCTCCAGGACGAGCTTCGCGAAGTGAAGCAGGAGCTCTCCGAGTACACGAAGCAGTCGGTGGGGATCGAGTCGCAGAAGCTGCTCGCCGCCGCCGAGATCGTCAACGGCGTGAAGGTCATCTGCCGCAAGCTCGAGAAGATCACCCGCGACCAGCTCCGGGCGTATGTCGACGAGCTCCGGGGCAAGGGGGGCTCGGTCGCCCTGCTGCTCGCCGCGGTGATCGACGACAAGGTCGCCCTGATCGCCGCGGTGACGAAGGACGTCCAGGCCAAGGTCAAGGCGTCCGACTCGATCCGCGAAGCGGCCAAGGTGGTCGGTGGCGGCGGCGGCGGACGTCCGGACCTCGCGGAAGCGGGGGGCAAGGACCCGACCAAGATCGACGCCGCCCTCGAAGCTGCCCTCGCGACGTACCGCAAGGCCCTGGCGGAGTGAGGTGCTGGGGGTCAGGTATTCTGGTGACAGGGGGCGGCCCAGCGAATGGCAGTCGCCCCCTGTTCCTTCCTCCCGATCCCCGGGACTCGACACTTCCGTCCGACTGAGACTTGATCCCTGTCACCTGATACTTCTCCCGCCCCATGGACGCGATCCAGCAACTGACGCAGTACGAAGCGGACGCCACGGCGGCCATTGAAGCGGCCGCGGACGCGCCTGCCCTGGAACAGGTCCGGATCGAGTTCCTGGGGAAGAAGCAGGGGCGGCTCAAGGACCTGCAGGCGCTGCTCGGGCAGGTGCCGGTTGATCAGAAGCCGGTGCTCGGGAAGCGGTTCAACGAGGTCAAGGACAAGGTGACGTCGCTGCTCGAGACGCGGAAGGCGGCCGTCGAGCGTCCGGCCGCTGCGGTCGACGGGGTGGATGTCACGCTTCCGGGGACGCCGTTCCGGTACGGCCACCGGCATCCGATCTCGCAGACGATCGACGAGTTCAAGGCGATCATGTCCCGTCTGGGGTTCGATCCGGTCGATGGGCCGGAGATCGAGGATGAGCGGCACAATTTTGATGCGCTGAACATTCCGCAGGACCATCCGGCCCGCGATCCGCTGGACAACTTCTATCTGTCGGCGGCGAAGACGGCGACGGGGAGTCCGCTCTTGCTGCGGAGCCAGACTTCGACGGTTCAGATCCGGGTGATGGAGAAGACGCAGCCGCCGATCCGGATCGTGTCGCTGGGGCGGGTGTACCGGCCGGACGATATGGATGATACGCATTCGTGCATGTTTCATCAGATGGAAGGTCTGATGATCGATACGAATGTGACGATGGCGGACCTCAAGACGGTGCTGCGGCTGTTTGCAACGGCGTATCTGGGTGAGGACGTCGTGATCCGGTTCCGTCCGTCGTTCTTCCCGTTTACCGAGCCGTCGGTGGAAGTGGACATGCGATGGGGGGATCGTTGGCTGGAGATTGGCGGGGCGGGGATGGTGGATCCGAACGTGTTGGAGACGGTCGGTTATGATCCGGAGAAGGTGAGCGGGTTTGCGTTTGGGTTGGGGGTGGAGCGGTTCGCGATGCGTCGGTTCGGCGTGCGGGATATCCGCCTCTTTTATGAGAACGACGTCCGTTTCCTACGGCAGTTCTAAGCCTGGAAAGTCAAAGCACGGGGTCCAGGGGCACCCTGGTGGGGAGTGCAGAGGGGCCTGCGTTGTTTTTCTGGCCCTTTGCCCGCCGGAGGCCTGGTCGTCGAGAGATGTCTGAAGGAGTGAGTGTCCAAGCGCGGACACGGTGCCGAATGCCCCCTCATCAACCCGTGGGGATTGCAAGGCGAGCGGTGCGCGTTGAGGGAGTCCTCATGGCCGGTCCCACAAAACGGCCGCCCGTTGTGTACCACGGTTCCTCATGGAAGCGCCTCCGGCGGCAAGGGGGCGTGGCCCCCTTGACCCAGCCCTTTGAAGGTGCATCCTCCTTCATGGTAAACCGGTGTCATGTCGAGACATGCACAGGATTTCCAGGGAGGAGGCGACCATGGTTGGTCAATCGGTCCTCGACCGCTTCATTCAGCAGGCTCCGCTTTGTGTTATGGCCCGGGCGACGCTGGAGAAAGTCTTCGCCCCGCAGAGATTGGATGCCCTGTTTCAACGGACGGCTGTCCGACAGTACGAACGGGAGCTTCTGTTCTCGACCGTCGTCGATCTCATGAGCCTGGTCGTCTGTCGTGTCACGCCGTCCGTTCATCGGGCCTATCAGCAGAAGAAGGCCCAGATTCCCGTCTCCATCCGGGCTCTCTACGACAAACTGGGGCATATCGAACCGGCCACGTCCCGAGAACTGGTGCGGCAGACCGCCTCTGAGATGGCCGAGCTGATCCGGACGCTGCCGGCGATGGCGGCTCCCCTCCTTCCCGGATACCGGGTCAAGATTCTCGACGGCAACCACCTGGAGGGAACAGAGCATCGGCTCAAGCCGCTGCGAACTCAAGGAGGCGGAGCCTTGCCGGGCCAGTGTGTCGTCCTGCTCGATCCCCAGCTGCGGATGATCCTGGACGTGATTCCTGGTCTGGATGCCTACACCCAGGAGTGTCGTCTCTGCCTGCCTCTGTTGGAGGGGATCGACCCCAAGGATGTGGTGATCGACGATCGGAACTTCTGTACGAGCGAACTCCTGTTCTGTCTGGCCCGACACGCCGCGTTCTTCGTCACCCGGCAGCATCGGGGCCGGCTGCGATGGGAGGTTACCGGGAAAGCCAAATCGCTCGGCCGGGGCGATTCCGGCCGCCTGACGGAAGAGCCTGTCCGCCTGACGGATCCCACAACCGGTGAGGTCCTGCCGGTCCGCAGAATCACCATCGAGTTGGACGAACCAACCCGGGATCACGACTCCACGCTCCACTTGCTGACGAACCTGCCCGCCAGTGAGGTCACCGCAGCACAGGTCGCTGAGCTGTATCGGGAGCGATGGACGATCGAGACAGCCTTCCAGGAACTGACGACACACCTGAGGTGTGAACTCAACACCCTTGGCTATCCGCCTGCGGCCCTCTTCGGCTTCTGCACGGCGGTTGCGTGCTACAACGTCCTGGCGGTCGTGCAGGCCGCTCTGGCTTCTGCTCATGGCCAGGAGTTCGTTGACGAGCAGTTCTCGCACTGGCGGATGTCGGATGAGCTCAGCCGCACCTA of Planctomyces sp. SH-PL14 contains these proteins:
- the rimO gene encoding 30S ribosomal protein S12 methylthiotransferase RimO, which codes for MNELPILASTPPSPLSATNERPQQKGRYCFVSLGCPKNLVDSEKMLGNLALDGYTLVSNPDEADFVIVNTCGFIEQSRAESKQVIREMLDLKAQGKTGGVIVAGCLPERLGGDALLQEMPDIDHVVGVFGRDEIADVAARVSQQRQMSAPLVQLSLGMPTAAPVAPRVGAIADEQRKLFRPAPIKAMDDRARLRMTPSHYAYLKISEGCDRTCTFCSIPQMRGKHVTKPIEMVVAEARELAQDGARELILVAQDTTYYGMDYYGEVRLVDLLKELEKVDGLDWIRLMYLYPVNFTDRLIETIASSSKILPYLDMPLQHISSAVLKRMQRRVNREKTVELVEKLRANIPNLVMRTTFVVGFPGETDEQFEELKSFVADTKFQRMGVFPFSPEPGTPAMKLDGHLPDDVKNGRRDALMEMQQNIAFQWGEQLVGYELDCLIDEEVEPGVFAGRIYADAPEIDGTVYVQGEALSIGDMVPVEIMERQDYDLVAVVSTGDEEEE
- the alaS gene encoding alanine--tRNA ligase; the encoded protein is MKTDDLREAYLSFFESKGCVRRPSDVLVPHGDPTVLFTPAGMNQFKNQFLGVGPIEFTKATTCQKCIRTGDIGNVGVTAYHHTFFEMLGNFSFGDYFKREAIHWAWEFLTGKKWLGLDPTRLTVTVYLDDDEASNIWNKEIGVPVERISRCDEYENFWPAGAPTDGPDGVCGPCSEIYYHTPGAPKPVEIWNLVFTQFNRVGAPPNNLKPLPKNNIDTGMGLERTASVLQGVITNFEIDTLKPIVLAAAETVGQKYELEGPSGRPLRRIADHVRACTMCIHEGVQPGPSKQGYIVRQLLRRALLEGYLLGKKDPFLSQVVPMVVEMMKRPYPDLVASQEIVQNVIREEEKQFLGVIDRALPKYERLAQKAGKGGTISGKEAHDLHSQEGFLIELIEAMAARDEVKVDRKGFEACVRDHEIRSGSGAFADSVMAEGPIDAIRKAIGKSEFLGYSDETGTGKVAGIIAEGKLVNDFAEIDSAAPIGVVLDRTPFYGEIGGQVGDTGKLEAKSFVLDVTDTQRDGDLVVHIGRLKSGKITVGDEASAVIDAERRAGIRRAHSATHILHHALQTVLGPNAMQRGSKVEDDVLRFDFAHKQAMTPAEVIAVEREINARIADGATVKTDVVDIKTARERGAKALFGEKYPDLVRMVSMGDFSLELCGGTHLSNTGQVGLTRVISEEPVAAGVRRIVAYTGEKAIESVRDQDNLIKQLQQQLRAGLPSELPAKVTQLQDELREVKQELSEYTKQSVGIESQKLLAAAEIVNGVKVICRKLEKITRDQLRAYVDELRGKGGSVALLLAAVIDDKVALIAAVTKDVQAKVKASDSIREAAKVVGGGGGGRPDLAEAGGKDPTKIDAALEAALATYRKALAE
- a CDS encoding branched-chain amino acid aminotransferase, producing MRLFNALLNDEAGFIVSAELVLIASIAVLGLVVGLSEVALNVNNELEDVGSAFASINQGYSVNGTGGHKGRTKNSNFCDTADFCSSQYDIQ
- a CDS encoding tetratricopeptide repeat protein, with product MQTKNLRFIAAICLIGTASPALPTLIADDLSASQTVIVISPKTKVFASDKPIGDAPPGSILHYTKTNEKWLMVPRFQGWVNIEDVLPVESAVKHFDKVIAEKPTAEAYHHRGLVQMQFEEYQQALADFDQSIKLGNSTPQIYINRGNALQEMGEVQRAVADFTQAIKLNPTLGRAYDNRSAALAELGFYKESLADSNEAIKLDPSYPEAYNNRGVTYTHQKDYAKAVADFNKAIELFPKYADAYANRGIARKESGDAVAAVADYEAALTFLPDSPSLNNELAWILATTPDTKVRNPKRAVELAEASVVATERKDGKFLDCLAAAYAASERFDQAVKTAIEAVKVLGTTEEGKEASDRLELYRGKKPFVETMN